GTTCTTGGCCTTCTTCGCTTTGCCCTGGCCGGTGTTGTCGTAGACCCCGGGAATCTGCACCGTGCCGCGGTCGGGGTCGATGCGGATGGTGCGGCCGCCATACTCGAAGGTGTATTGCGCTTGCGCGGCCGTGCTCGCCAAAAGAAATGCGGCCATCGCCAACAGCTTTTTCATTGCAATCTCCTGAGCAGGTGGTCCTCGTATCGACGCTTACGCCCCGGCCTCGTGGCGAAACGTGATCCAGATCACTTTCAAGCTATGAGTCGTGCTCCCTTCGATCTTGGTTCAATGCGCGCCAACTCGGCCGAAGGTTTGACCTGCGGACAGCCAAAATGCGGACAATTGCGACGTTTTAATCGAACCAGGCGCCATAGATTTTCTGGTAGCTGCCGTCCTCCATGGAGACGTGCAGCCACTGGTCGACAAAGGCTTTCAGCGCGACATCGCGCTGGAGCCAGTAGGCCTTCTCCGAGAAATCGAACGGCTTGTCCGGATGCACCGCGCAGAGCACGCCCTGATGCTGCTTCTGCTGGTAGCGCGTCTCGGAGGCGTCGGTCATCATCAGGTCGGCATTGCCCTTGGCGATCTCGTCGAAGATCGTGGTGTTGTCCGGGAAGACGTTGATGTCGGCGTCCTTGATGTGCGCCCGCGCGAAGCGCTCATTGGTGCCGCCGGGATTGACGATGACGCGCGTGCCCTTCTTGTCGATATCGGAGAGCGTCTGGTACTTGGCGACGTCGGCGCAACGCGCGATCGGCGTCTTGCCCTCGCGCATGATGGGCGTGGAGAACAGGCCCTTCTTCTGGCGGTCGAAGGTGATGGAGACGCCGCCCATCGCGATGTCGAACTGGTCGGCCTCAAAGTCCTTCATCAGCTTCGGCCAGGCGGTCGGGACGTACTCGACCTTGACGCCGAGCGCCTTGCCCAGCGCCTCGGCCATGTCGACGTCGAAGCCGCTGAACTTCTGCGTGGTCTTGTCGAGAGACGTGAAGGGCCGGTAGTCGCCGGTCATGCCGACGCGCAGCGTGCCACGCTTGATGATCTCGTCGAGGCGGGAAGGGGACGTTGTCTCCTGCGCATGGGCCGCAAAGCTCACCACCACCGCCGCGGCCAGAACCGCCAGTCGTCGAACGATCATCTCTTTCCCACCCTCGCACGAGCTGTCATGTTGCTCTCGGAACGCGGATTTAGACCAGATGTCCGCAAACTGCGAGAAGGAAATTTTGATGTGACGCTCTCCCTCCATGAGGTTTCGGTCGGCATGTTCGTGCCGTTCCTGCGCAACCTGTCCGGGCTGCTCGACAAGGCCGCTGCTCACGCCGAGGCGCGCAAGATCGATCCGGCGATCCTGCTGGGCATGCGGCTCTATCCGAACATGTATGATCTGGCGCAGCAGGTGGGTGAGGCGGTCCGCCATGCCGTGGTCGGATCCGCGCTGCTCGCCGGGCGCGAGCCGATCACGTTTGCCGACACGAAGCCTGATCTTGCCGAGCTACAGCGGCGCATTGCAGCCGCGATCGATTTCGTCGAGAGCCTGCCGCGTACCGAGATCGATGCCGCGGGCGAGAAGGACGTCGCCTTCCGCCTGAAAAGCGGCGCCGAGCTGCCGTTCACCGGACGCTCGCTGCTTTTGGGCTTCGCCGTCCCGCAATTCTTCTTCCACGTCACGACCGCCTACGACATCCTGCGGCACGCCGGCGTCGATCTCGTGAAGAAGGATTTTCTGGGCAGAAGGTGAGGCTTACGCCTCACCTTTCCGTACGATGTCGGCGACCGAGCTGCGGTTGGCGATCTCGTCGCGCAGGACCTCGAAACGCTGATGCGCTTCGCTCTCGCGTTCGTCGACGAACTGCACGGCGGCTTCACCCGACATCGGTCCGCTGACGACGGGCGTCGAATACGCGCCGATGGTCTCGTGGACGTAGTAGAGACCCTCGTCGCCACGCTGCACGGTCCATTTGAACCGCAGCGCCTCCATCGGCCCGGGGCCGAGCTTGCTGTAGCCGTCGGCGTCGGCCGGGTGCTCCGGCACGAGCGGCTGCTCATCGAGGACCAGATTCTCGTCGACGCTCGGGTGCTCGTCGACGCTCGCGAACTTCTCGGTCTCGGGTGGGGCCTCGGGGGATTCGAGAATGCTGGCGATCGTCGCCAGTGCGTGATCGGTCGGGTCGATGTCTGACAAGGGTCCATCCTCCAAGAGGACGCGCCGGCAATTCTGTCCCACGGCCGGTCGCGACCTGTCACCCTAGGTTGC
This region of Bradyrhizobium sp. CCGUVB1N3 genomic DNA includes:
- a CDS encoding transporter substrate-binding domain-containing protein; this translates as MIVRRLAVLAAAVVVSFAAHAQETTSPSRLDEIIKRGTLRVGMTGDYRPFTSLDKTTQKFSGFDVDMAEALGKALGVKVEYVPTAWPKLMKDFEADQFDIAMGGVSITFDRQKKGLFSTPIMREGKTPIARCADVAKYQTLSDIDKKGTRVIVNPGGTNERFARAHIKDADINVFPDNTTIFDEIAKGNADLMMTDASETRYQQKQHQGVLCAVHPDKPFDFSEKAYWLQRDVALKAFVDQWLHVSMEDGSYQKIYGAWFD
- a CDS encoding DUF1993 family protein: MTLSLHEVSVGMFVPFLRNLSGLLDKAAAHAEARKIDPAILLGMRLYPNMYDLAQQVGEAVRHAVVGSALLAGREPITFADTKPDLAELQRRIAAAIDFVESLPRTEIDAAGEKDVAFRLKSGAELPFTGRSLLLGFAVPQFFFHVTTAYDILRHAGVDLVKKDFLGRR